The sequence aatttttcggtccGAGAAGATCAAAACcagattgaaatttttatagaagttCAATAACAGACCAAGTATCCTGAATACTGTTCAGTTAGACCAAAGtcatatcaaatttttcgacccagGTTAGTCCTCAAAAATCTCAATTcctttgatgttttatttgcCGCCCAAAAAGTAACTATTTAAGTATTCAAAATCCTCCATGACAACTAATAGATCTAAATGCGGATGATTTCtcgattttgaattataactaAGACCTCAAAATCCTCAGCGAATGAAAAGTTatcacggagaaaaaaatgtagtaaattttactaaaaaatataagaatgaTTACTAAATTTGGATATTAATCTTTaaacgcttatgatttatatgaaaaagtaataaacagataagcatattttacaagtcgtttagtaatttctcaTATACTGGCTATGGAAAATCTCTCATAttgcatattcatttttagttatatttactaaattttactatcccgtttagtaaattttactgtattagaatggaaataaataaaattaaattttcattagcttttaactttttagtattatttatgtcatcCGTAATGGTGTTggtgtcgatttttgttttttaaaaaatcacttgtctcaaccgagattcgaaccctgatctcccgcgcgTGAGTCCTTTCCTATGTCTAACGGCCCGATGTCTCCTTTAGACAAAAGTTCtagaacttgtaatacatatttgtatatgctatcccaccaacttttaattttatctatacatagtagaatttactatacagatagtaaaaaaatataatcgtgttagcaaaaaatacattgcgtatagtaatttttaatattttgtatagtaatttttaatattttgtatagtaacaaatcctatattgtattagaaaatttactttcttaaatttgtatttattaatagtacttatagtaaaatttactatacaaatagtaaaaaatataatcgtcttagcaaaaaatacattacgcataataattttgaatatcttattaagtaattattactagccagtaaattttactaaacgttcagtaataattacaatacagaatgtattttttcatatctgttagtaaattttactatagtattgtaatttttactatacttttttctccgtgtatgttttgagtattttaagGCTCTAATACAGATTATGTTATTCCAGTTTAGTTCTCAGTGGTAAAATGGGTCGTAACTACTactttgaggactaaactagGATAACTTTCTAAACTGttgtcaattttcaaattctaaatTGATCCTCAAAAACTTTATTGAGAATTTTAAGACTTAaatccgaattttttttttgacttgggACCCATGCCTGTagtcttaataaataaatatgtaattgtgtgtatatgtaaatatgtaGTGTTAAAGTATACTCTTAAACAAAAGGAATTAAACACTTTacaacacagaaaaaaaaactatctttagtcaaaataatattgtggAAGACAATTTCAGGAACTAGGTCAGAGTTTCTTTATCCAAGAAAATTCAggttctcaaaaaaattttcttgaatccaGAGTATTTACTTTTagccaagaattttttttccgagtaCTGATGTTCGGGTAATTTTCCActtacagtaaaatttatttttgcatcaGAATGCCGCgggaaaaataacttaataataattttgaaaaataaaatttaaactattaaaatttattacttacacAAATCAAGAGTAAATTTTCCTTTATTTGTCAATTTGGGACCTAATAAATTACCAGTGAATTCATAATCaccattcaaaaattttgctgGAAAACTTTGAGTATAAACAACctaaagaacaaaaataaaattattataataacaaaattattaatttaaaatgatagaatatgaaaaaaaaattttactttgtaATTCGATAAGTCACTGACAAATTTGGTAACTTTACTTGCTGTCCAACCACTTTCTGTAACATTTCTCAATGTCAGAATAAAACCAAGTCTAGGTAAACCTCTTGTCACTGTTACTTCCTCAGCAAAAAACGGATCGAATGGCTTGACATTATATTTTGACAAGCCTGTTTTAAAATATGGCCTTATAGAATTCAATCCCTCTCTAATACATGAATCAAATCCACTGACGTTTGGATAGCAATGTTTAAATGCATCTTCTATGAACacgttgagaaaaaaaaacttgtttaattaatggaatatAACAACTCCATctcatactaaaataataataataataaataaagtgatTTAAAACAACTTCCTAggtatacacggaaaaaaacagaatattagaaattaatgaataataggAAAAAGCGGAATCTGttgtcaataattagtactattatgtgcttaatgcaaagtagtttactaatttttctagattcctaaaaactactatcaattatttcaaaaagtaactaaatattattacttttaggtatgaTACGTGACTCATTAGTggaagttaattaatttatggaataatctactaaaaagtaatgattggtcaaattaacaattgctatcttagatactgatgTTTTCAGCCAAAAATTGCAAGTTACTAcacggaaataaaattataggaagtatttctatgtattatgggaatagttactataatggtataggaattgtacccatactattataggaatcgttcctatatattataggaaccaccCCTATACCAtaatgggaaccattcctatataGTATGGAATCCGatcatataatattatgggaatggttcccatatcattataggaaccattcccataatattataggagtAGTTCTTATATTGGTACaggaactgttcctataatattatgggaatagttacaataatggtataggaattgtacccatactattataggaattgtacccatactattataggaatcgttcctatatattataggaacca comes from Microplitis demolitor isolate Queensland-Clemson2020A chromosome 8, iyMicDemo2.1a, whole genome shotgun sequence and encodes:
- the LOC103573745 gene encoding uncharacterized protein LOC103573745; the protein is MFKFIIFSFFFMITLCHTAEFEDAFKHCYPNVSGFDSCIREGLNSIRPYFKTGLSKYNVKPFDPFFAEEVTVTRGLPRLGFILTLRNVTESGWTASKVTKFVSDLSNYKVVYTQSFPAKFLNGDYEFTGNLLGPKLTNKGKFTLDLYDLIQTTTITKQPGEKLKARIEVETIRDLKLHISNLLQGRLVLENFMDTIINGAWQPGFVVTKGIINDLVSNAFTKIFGEAFQNFPFDKI